Proteins co-encoded in one Methylobacterium sp. WL1 genomic window:
- a CDS encoding AAA family ATPase, translating into MADPSETSERTIAPVPRITIQAFCETGETAAMIEGAALDRRMQKAQVKVRMGGGAAAIEAYRHAPTPNVVVIETQGVRSKPVECLDALAEVCDEGTRVLVIGHVNDVTLYRQLIQRGVSDYLMAPVDPLTLIAAISDLFTAPGVKPVGRTVAVYGVKGGIGASTVAHNFAWSVARNQGVQTVIADLDIAFGTASLNFNQDPPQGIAEAVFAPERLDSALVERLLSKCSDNLSLLSAPASLDRTIDLSEPAFDSLIEYLRASVPCVVLDIPHQWNAWSKRVLTAADEILIVAGPDLACLRNAKNLLGALKHGRPNDQPPRILLNGVGMAKRPEIGTAEFAKALDAPIAATIPFEPTLFGTAANNGQMIAEIQAGSKVAELFNDLAAVTLGRPETRRSKSSLLEPLLAKLAGRKAS; encoded by the coding sequence ATGGCGGACCCGTCCGAGACATCCGAGCGCACGATCGCCCCGGTGCCCCGGATCACGATCCAGGCCTTCTGCGAGACCGGCGAGACCGCCGCGATGATCGAGGGCGCAGCCCTCGACCGGCGCATGCAGAAGGCCCAGGTCAAGGTCCGCATGGGCGGCGGTGCCGCCGCGATCGAGGCCTACCGGCACGCGCCGACCCCCAACGTCGTCGTCATCGAGACGCAGGGCGTGCGCTCGAAGCCGGTCGAGTGCCTCGATGCCCTGGCCGAAGTCTGCGACGAGGGCACCCGCGTCCTGGTGATCGGCCACGTCAACGACGTGACCCTGTACCGGCAGCTGATCCAGCGCGGCGTCTCCGACTACCTGATGGCGCCGGTGGATCCGCTGACCCTGATCGCGGCGATCTCCGACCTGTTCACGGCGCCGGGCGTCAAACCGGTGGGCCGCACCGTGGCGGTCTACGGCGTCAAGGGCGGCATCGGGGCCTCCACGGTGGCGCACAACTTCGCCTGGTCGGTCGCCCGCAACCAGGGCGTCCAGACCGTGATCGCCGACCTCGACATCGCCTTCGGCACCGCCTCGCTCAACTTCAACCAGGACCCGCCGCAGGGCATCGCCGAGGCGGTATTCGCCCCCGAGCGCCTGGATTCAGCCCTGGTCGAGCGGCTGCTGTCGAAGTGCAGCGACAACCTGAGCCTGCTCTCGGCCCCGGCGAGCCTCGACCGGACCATCGACCTGTCCGAGCCGGCCTTCGATTCTCTGATCGAGTACCTGCGCGCCAGCGTGCCCTGCGTCGTCCTCGACATCCCGCACCAGTGGAACGCGTGGTCGAAGCGCGTGCTCACCGCGGCCGACGAGATCCTGATCGTCGCCGGGCCCGACCTCGCCTGCCTGCGCAACGCCAAGAACCTGCTCGGGGCGCTCAAGCACGGTCGCCCGAACGACCAGCCGCCCCGGATCCTGCTCAACGGCGTCGGCATGGCCAAGCGGCCGGAGATCGGCACGGCCGAGTTCGCCAAGGCCCTGGACGCGCCGATCGCGGCCACGATCCCGTTTGAGCCGACCCTGTTCGGCACCGCTGCCAACAACGGCCAGATGATCGCCGAGATCCAGGCCGGCTCGAAGGTGGCGGAGCTGTTCAACGACCTGGCGGCGGTCACCCTCGGGCGCCCGGAGACCCGGCGCAGCAAGTCGAGCCTGCTGGAGCCGCTGCTGGCCAAGCTCGCCGGCCGCAAGGCCTCGTGA
- a CDS encoding CpaD family pilus assembly protein encodes MTRRSLPRRSLPAQSNLLAACALGLLAAACKGEPATTGGIDLSDYRARHPIVLADGTRSLDVFATGPGHLDPRQAGDIDAFMLEYRRYGRGGILIEVPRGLPPAQAAAVERTAAALSRRGTEDGVGAREVTLSAYPVAAPGLAAPIRLSFQRMQAKVADQCGLWPQDLGTSNFASDYGNRPSWNLGCATQATLAAQVADPVDLVRGRPEGRIDTVKRVRDIGQLREGKDPSTTWRQDGTNAVKSQVTN; translated from the coding sequence ATGACCCGACGTTCCCTGCCCCGACGTTCCCTGCCCGCCCAGTCCAACCTCCTGGCCGCCTGCGCGCTCGGATTGCTGGCCGCCGCCTGCAAGGGCGAGCCCGCCACCACCGGGGGGATCGACCTGTCGGATTACCGGGCGCGCCACCCGATCGTCCTGGCCGACGGCACCCGCAGTCTCGACGTGTTCGCCACCGGGCCGGGCCATCTCGACCCGCGCCAGGCCGGCGACATCGACGCCTTCATGCTGGAATACCGCCGCTACGGCCGCGGCGGGATCCTGATCGAGGTGCCCCGGGGCCTGCCGCCGGCGCAGGCCGCCGCCGTGGAGCGCACGGCCGCGGCCTTGAGCCGGCGCGGCACCGAGGACGGCGTCGGCGCCCGCGAGGTCACCCTGTCGGCCTATCCGGTCGCGGCCCCCGGCCTCGCCGCGCCGATTCGCCTAAGCTTCCAGCGCATGCAGGCCAAGGTCGCCGACCAGTGCGGATTATGGCCCCAGGATCTCGGCACCTCGAACTTCGCGTCCGATTACGGCAACCGCCCGAGCTGGAATCTCGGTTGCGCCACCCAGGCCACGCTCGCCGCCCAGGTGGCCGATCCCGTCGACTTGGTGCGCGGCCGGCCGGAGGGCCGGATCGACACGGTCAAGCGCGTCCGGGACATCGGCCAGTTGCGGGAAGGCAAGGATCCGTCAACCACATGGCGGCAAGATGGGACCAACGCCGTCAAGTCCCAAGTCACCAACTAG
- the cpaB gene encoding Flp pilus assembly protein CpaB, with product MNPARLAVLGIALAAGSGAAFLMSGGDPPPPPPAPKAEQPPPAPTTEVLVAAADMPMGQVLRAADLRWQPWPDAAMTAGYISRKDNAKALDETVGASVRSSFLAGEPIRAQKLVRPDSGFMAAILPSGMRAVAIVTDSRGTNSAGGFILPNDRIDVIRTFRDDANSRANNSEVQLSQTILTDIRVLAIGQLIQEKNGTNVVTGETATLAVTPAQAETLTLAQKVGTLSLSLRSLADAGRPPEAQPVEAHPGEAAMAQTPEPGLTVVRFGVARQQTP from the coding sequence ATGAATCCAGCCCGTCTCGCCGTCCTCGGCATCGCCCTCGCAGCGGGCAGCGGGGCGGCCTTCCTGATGAGCGGCGGCGACCCGCCTCCGCCGCCGCCGGCCCCGAAGGCCGAGCAACCGCCGCCGGCCCCGACGACCGAGGTGCTGGTGGCCGCCGCCGACATGCCCATGGGCCAGGTGCTACGGGCCGCGGACCTGCGCTGGCAGCCCTGGCCGGATGCCGCCATGACGGCGGGCTACATCAGCCGCAAGGACAACGCGAAGGCGCTGGACGAGACGGTCGGCGCCTCCGTGCGTTCGAGCTTCCTCGCCGGCGAGCCGATCCGGGCGCAGAAGCTGGTCCGGCCCGACAGCGGGTTCATGGCCGCGATCCTGCCCTCCGGGATGCGCGCGGTCGCCATCGTCACCGACAGCCGCGGCACCAACTCCGCCGGCGGCTTCATCCTGCCCAACGACCGCATCGACGTGATCCGCACCTTTCGCGACGACGCGAACTCGCGCGCCAACAACAGCGAGGTGCAGCTCTCCCAGACGATCCTGACCGATATCCGCGTCCTCGCGATCGGTCAGCTGATCCAGGAGAAGAACGGCACCAACGTCGTCACCGGCGAGACCGCCACGCTCGCCGTCACCCCCGCCCAGGCCGAGACGCTGACGCTCGCCCAGAAGGTCGGCACGCTGTCGCTGTCGCTGCGCAGCCTCGCGGATGCGGGACGCCCCCCCGAGGCCCAGCCGGTCGAAGCCCATCCGGGCGAGGCCGCGATGGCGCAGACGCCCGAACCCGGATTGACCGTCGTGCGCTTCGGCGTCGCGCGGCAGCAGACGCCGTGA
- a CDS encoding ABC transporter substrate-binding protein has product MIRTFGGAVLVTALALGSGPAAAQGAAAGAFSGNALRIGVLNDQSGLYAQFGGQGSVEAARMAVEDFGGKVDGVPIEILAADHQNKPDIASGIARQWYDRDGVDAIMELTTSSVALAVQGLSREKKKITITTGAASSDLTGKACTPYGYHWAYDTRALAVGTGGALTRAGGDTWFFLTADYAFGSALEADTSRVVLANNGKVLGSVRHPLSNQDFSSFLLQAQGSKAKVIGLANAGLDTSNAIKQAAEYGIVEGGQKLAALLFTLSEVEGLGLKVAQGLTLTEGWYWDANDETRAFGQRYMKRTGRMPNMIQAGTYSAVLSYLKAVKAAGTDETEAVNAKLKALPVDDVFAHGGTVQPNGRMVHDMYLFEVKKPAESKGPWDLYKQLATIPGKEAYASPAESGCPLTAAAK; this is encoded by the coding sequence ATGATCAGGACATTTGGCGGTGCGGTGCTGGTCACCGCCCTGGCTCTGGGCTCGGGCCCGGCGGCCGCCCAGGGTGCCGCGGCCGGCGCCTTCTCGGGCAACGCGCTGCGCATCGGCGTGCTCAACGACCAGTCCGGCCTCTATGCCCAGTTCGGCGGCCAGGGCTCCGTGGAGGCCGCCCGCATGGCGGTGGAGGATTTCGGCGGCAAGGTCGACGGCGTGCCGATCGAGATCCTCGCGGCCGACCACCAGAACAAGCCGGACATCGCCTCGGGCATCGCCCGGCAATGGTACGACCGCGACGGCGTCGACGCGATCATGGAATTGACCACCTCGTCGGTGGCGCTGGCGGTCCAGGGCCTGTCCCGCGAGAAGAAGAAGATCACGATCACCACCGGGGCGGCCTCCAGCGACCTCACCGGCAAGGCGTGCACGCCCTACGGCTACCACTGGGCCTACGACACCCGCGCGCTGGCGGTCGGCACCGGCGGCGCGCTGACCCGGGCCGGCGGCGACACCTGGTTCTTCCTCACCGCCGACTACGCCTTCGGCTCGGCGCTGGAGGCCGATACCAGCCGCGTCGTGCTGGCCAACAACGGCAAGGTGCTGGGCAGCGTCCGCCACCCGCTCTCGAACCAGGACTTCTCCTCGTTCCTGCTTCAGGCGCAGGGCTCGAAGGCCAAGGTGATCGGGCTCGCCAATGCTGGGCTGGACACCTCCAACGCGATCAAGCAGGCGGCCGAGTACGGCATCGTCGAGGGCGGCCAGAAGCTCGCGGCCCTGCTGTTCACCCTCTCGGAGGTGGAGGGGCTCGGCCTCAAGGTCGCGCAGGGCCTGACCCTGACCGAGGGCTGGTACTGGGATGCCAACGACGAGACCCGCGCCTTCGGCCAGCGCTACATGAAGCGCACCGGCCGGATGCCCAACATGATCCAGGCCGGCACCTACTCGGCCGTGCTGTCCTACCTGAAGGCCGTCAAGGCCGCCGGCACCGACGAGACCGAGGCGGTCAACGCCAAGCTCAAGGCGCTCCCGGTGGACGACGTGTTCGCCCACGGCGGCACGGTGCAGCCGAACGGCCGCATGGTGCACGACATGTACCTGTTCGAGGTCAAGAAGCCGGCCGAGTCGAAGGGCCCGTGGGACCTCTACAAGCAACTCGCGACCATCCCGGGCAAGGAAGCCTACGCGAGCCCGGCCGAGAGCGGCTGCCCGCTGACGGCGGCGGCGAAGTAA
- a CDS encoding iron-containing alcohol dehydrogenase, whose product MVASIALPRLMRIGAGASRLLPEILGQLGLSRPFVVTDPYLVSSGRTDTLLERLASAGARGTIFSETVPDPTVASVEAALAALKAGDFDCVVGFGGGSPMDTAKAVAVLGRHGGHMRNYKAPRLQDEPGLPIVAIPTTAGTGSEATRFTIVTDETSDEKMLCIGLAYLPVAALVDYELTLTKPKRLSADTGIDALTHAIEAYVSRKSNLFSDGLALQAMRLIAPNLRRVWTDPSDRAAREAMMLGATQAGIAFSNASVALVHGMSRPIGAHFHVAHGLSNAMLLPVVTAFSAPAAVARYAACARAMGIPGLDGDDRAAVNALVAELEALNDDLDVPGPREYGIDPARWEALIPTMAAQALASGSPANNPVEPSAEEIQALYRRVWAA is encoded by the coding sequence ATGGTTGCCTCGATCGCCCTGCCGCGGCTGATGCGCATCGGCGCCGGCGCCTCGCGGCTGCTGCCGGAGATCCTGGGCCAGCTCGGCCTGTCCCGCCCCTTCGTGGTCACCGACCCCTATCTCGTCAGCAGCGGCCGCACCGACACGCTGCTCGAACGGCTCGCCAGCGCGGGGGCCCGCGGAACCATCTTCTCCGAGACCGTGCCGGACCCGACCGTGGCTTCCGTGGAGGCGGCGCTCGCCGCGCTCAAGGCCGGCGACTTCGACTGCGTGGTCGGCTTCGGCGGCGGCAGCCCGATGGACACCGCGAAGGCGGTGGCGGTGCTCGGCCGCCACGGGGGCCACATGCGCAACTACAAGGCGCCCCGCCTGCAGGACGAGCCCGGCCTGCCGATCGTGGCGATCCCCACCACGGCCGGCACCGGCTCGGAGGCGACCCGCTTCACCATCGTCACCGACGAGACCTCGGACGAGAAGATGCTCTGCATCGGGCTGGCCTACCTGCCGGTGGCCGCGCTGGTCGACTACGAACTGACCCTGACCAAGCCCAAGCGCCTCTCCGCCGATACCGGCATCGATGCGCTGACCCACGCCATCGAGGCCTACGTCTCGCGCAAATCCAACCTGTTCTCGGACGGGCTCGCGCTCCAGGCGATGCGCCTGATCGCGCCGAACCTGCGCCGGGTCTGGACCGACCCCAGCGACCGGGCGGCCCGGGAGGCGATGATGCTCGGCGCGACCCAGGCCGGCATCGCCTTCTCGAACGCGTCGGTGGCGCTGGTCCACGGCATGAGCCGGCCGATCGGCGCGCATTTCCACGTGGCGCACGGGCTCTCGAACGCGATGCTGCTGCCGGTGGTGACGGCCTTCTCGGCCCCCGCCGCGGTGGCGCGCTACGCCGCCTGCGCCCGGGCCATGGGCATCCCCGGCCTCGACGGCGATGACCGGGCCGCCGTCAACGCCCTGGTGGCGGAACTCGAGGCCCTCAACGACGACCTCGACGTGCCCGGACCCCGGGAATACGGGATCGACCCGGCCCGCTGGGAAGCCCTAATCCCGACCATGGCCGCGCAGGCGCTCGCCTCCGGGTCCCCCGCCAACAACCCGGTCGAGCCGAGCGCGGAGGAGATCCAGGCGCTGTACCGGCGGGTCTGGGCGGCCTAA
- a CDS encoding LysR family transcriptional regulator — protein sequence MSRAGRNWDDLRFFLAVARTGTLSAAATRTGTEHTTVGRRIRALEEGLGARLFHRSNVGYALTEDGANLMAVAEAMESAFLSASAATEAGAQSVSGTVRIGAPDGFGSVFLASRMHRLTERHPGLEVEIMATARIFSLSKREADIVIGLSTPQQARVVARRLTDYRLFVYGSEAYLAAAPAIAGIPDLTAHPFVGYIEDMLFARELNYLGALEPAVSARLRSTNLLAQVHATLNGAGLCILPAFIAAAHPGLAPVLPGAVSLTRSFHMHIHEDHRKAAHIRAVAGFIAGEVEAAGALFAGPSV from the coding sequence ATGAGCCGGGCTGGACGCAACTGGGACGATCTGCGCTTCTTCCTGGCGGTGGCGCGCACCGGCACCCTGAGCGCCGCCGCGACCCGGACCGGCACCGAGCACACCACCGTGGGGCGTCGGATCCGCGCGCTGGAGGAAGGCCTCGGCGCCCGCCTGTTCCACCGCAGCAACGTCGGCTACGCGCTCACCGAGGACGGCGCCAACCTGATGGCCGTGGCCGAGGCCATGGAGAGCGCCTTCCTGTCCGCCAGCGCCGCCACGGAGGCCGGCGCGCAATCCGTCTCCGGCACCGTGCGGATCGGGGCCCCGGACGGGTTCGGCAGCGTGTTCCTGGCCTCGCGGATGCACCGGCTGACCGAGCGTCACCCGGGGCTGGAGGTCGAGATCATGGCCACAGCCCGGATCTTCAGCCTGTCGAAGCGCGAGGCTGACATCGTCATCGGGCTGTCGACCCCGCAGCAGGCCCGGGTGGTGGCGCGCCGCCTCACCGATTACCGGCTGTTCGTCTACGGATCCGAGGCTTACCTCGCGGCAGCGCCCGCGATCGCCGGCATCCCGGACCTCACGGCGCATCCGTTCGTCGGCTATATCGAGGACATGCTGTTCGCGCGCGAGCTGAACTATCTCGGCGCGCTCGAACCGGCTGTCTCGGCGCGGCTGCGCTCGACCAACCTGCTCGCCCAGGTCCACGCGACCCTGAACGGCGCCGGCTTGTGCATCCTGCCGGCCTTCATCGCGGCGGCCCATCCCGGGCTGGCGCCGGTCCTGCCCGGGGCGGTGTCGCTGACCCGCTCGTTCCACATGCACATCCACGAGGACCACCGGAAGGCGGCCCATATCCGGGCGGTGGCGGGCTTCATCGCCGGCGAGGTCGAGGCGGCGGGCGCGCTGTTCGCCGGGCCGTCCGTGTAA
- a CDS encoding CoA-acylating methylmalonate-semialdehyde dehydrogenase, which produces MRKIGHFIGGRTVGGESGRFADVFHPSTGEVQAQVALASKAEMRAAIENAAAAQPAWAATNPQKRARVMMRFLELIRGEHDALAELLASEHGKTVPDAKGDIQRGVEVVEFACGIPHLLKGEYTEGAGPGIDVYSLRQPLGVVAGITPFNFPAMIPLWKCAPAIACGNAFILKPSERDPSVPLRIAEIFLEAGLPPGILNVVNGDKEAVDAILDDEDIRAVGFVGSSQIAEYIYVRSAQTGKRAQCFGGAKNHMIIMPDADMGQAVDALIGAGYGSAGERCMAISVAVPVGEATADRLMEKLIPRVESLKIGPSHDGSADYGPLVTAEAVRKVAGYIDQGVAEGAHLAVDGRGFKLQGYENGFYMGGSLFDRVTPDMTIYKEEIFGPVLSVVRAQNYEEALALPSTHQYGNGVAIFTQDGDAARDFTARVNVGMVGVNVPIPVPIAYHTFGGWKRSGFGDLNQHGPDSIRFYTKTKTVTQRWPSGIKSGAEFSIPTMR; this is translated from the coding sequence ATGCGCAAGATCGGGCACTTCATCGGCGGCCGTACCGTGGGCGGCGAGAGCGGGCGATTCGCCGACGTGTTCCACCCCTCGACCGGGGAGGTCCAGGCCCAGGTCGCGCTGGCCAGTAAGGCCGAGATGCGGGCCGCCATCGAGAACGCCGCGGCGGCTCAGCCGGCCTGGGCGGCCACCAACCCGCAGAAGCGCGCCCGGGTAATGATGCGCTTCCTGGAGCTGATCCGCGGCGAGCACGACGCGCTGGCGGAGCTGCTCGCCTCCGAGCACGGCAAGACCGTCCCCGACGCCAAGGGCGACATCCAGCGCGGCGTCGAGGTGGTCGAGTTCGCCTGCGGCATCCCGCACCTGCTCAAGGGCGAGTACACCGAGGGCGCCGGCCCCGGCATCGACGTCTACTCCCTGCGCCAGCCGCTCGGCGTCGTGGCCGGCATCACGCCGTTCAATTTCCCGGCCATGATCCCGCTGTGGAAATGCGCCCCCGCCATCGCGTGCGGCAACGCCTTCATCCTGAAGCCGTCCGAGCGCGACCCGAGCGTGCCGCTGCGCATCGCCGAGATCTTCCTGGAGGCCGGGCTGCCGCCGGGCATCCTCAACGTCGTCAACGGCGACAAGGAAGCGGTCGACGCGATCCTCGACGACGAGGACATCCGCGCGGTGGGCTTCGTCGGCTCCTCGCAGATCGCCGAGTACATCTACGTCCGCTCCGCCCAGACGGGGAAGCGCGCCCAGTGCTTCGGCGGCGCCAAGAACCACATGATCATCATGCCGGACGCCGACATGGGGCAGGCGGTCGATGCGCTGATCGGCGCCGGCTACGGCTCGGCCGGCGAGCGCTGCATGGCGATCTCGGTGGCGGTGCCGGTGGGCGAGGCCACCGCCGACCGCCTGATGGAGAAGCTGATCCCGCGGGTCGAGTCACTCAAGATCGGCCCGTCGCATGACGGCTCGGCCGATTACGGCCCGCTGGTCACAGCCGAGGCGGTCCGGAAGGTCGCGGGATACATCGACCAGGGCGTCGCCGAGGGCGCGCATCTGGCCGTCGACGGCCGCGGCTTCAAGCTCCAGGGCTACGAGAACGGCTTCTACATGGGCGGCTCGCTGTTCGACCGCGTCACCCCCGACATGACGATCTACAAGGAGGAGATCTTCGGTCCGGTCCTCTCGGTGGTGCGGGCGCAGAACTACGAGGAGGCGCTGGCGCTGCCCTCGACCCATCAGTACGGCAACGGCGTCGCGATCTTCACCCAGGACGGCGACGCGGCGCGCGACTTCACCGCCCGGGTCAACGTCGGCATGGTCGGCGTCAACGTGCCGATCCCGGTCCCGATCGCCTACCACACCTTCGGCGGCTGGAAGCGCTCGGGCTTCGGCGACCTGAACCAGCACGGGCCGGACTCGATCCGCTTCTACACCAAGACCAAGACCGTCACGCAGCGCTGGCCGAGCGGCATCAAGAGCGGGGCAGAGTTCTCCATCCCGACGATGCGGTAG
- a CDS encoding isobutyryl-CoA dehydrogenase — MSFGLDEDRTAIREMALGFAAEHIAPHALDWDRDKTFPVETLRAAAALGMAGIYVREDVGGSGLSRLDAALIFEALSTGCPTVAAFLSIHNMCAWMIDAYGDADQRRRWIPGLMGMETIASYCLTEPGSGSDAAALRTRAERDGDDYVLTGEKQFISGAGVSDLYVCMVRTGEAGPKGISAIVVEKGTPGLSFGAEERKMGWNAQPTRAVRFDGCRVPVANRLGAEGQGFRIAMSGLDGGRLNIAACALGGAQSALDKSLAYMADRRAFGAKLTDFQALQFRLADMATSLEVSRTFLRHAAAALDAKDPAATQLCAMAKRHVTDAAFEVANQALQLHGGYGYLAEYGIEKIVRDLRVHQILEGTNEIMRVIIARALTGGR; from the coding sequence ATGAGTTTCGGGCTCGATGAGGACCGGACCGCGATCCGCGAGATGGCGCTCGGCTTCGCGGCCGAGCACATCGCGCCGCATGCCCTGGACTGGGACAGGGACAAGACCTTCCCGGTCGAGACCCTGCGGGCCGCCGCGGCGCTCGGCATGGCCGGCATCTACGTCCGCGAGGATGTCGGCGGCTCGGGCCTGTCGCGGCTCGACGCCGCCCTGATCTTCGAGGCGCTGAGCACCGGCTGCCCGACCGTGGCGGCGTTCCTGTCGATCCACAACATGTGCGCCTGGATGATCGACGCCTACGGCGACGCGGACCAGCGCCGGCGCTGGATTCCGGGCCTGATGGGCATGGAGACGATCGCCAGCTACTGCCTGACCGAGCCGGGCTCGGGCTCGGACGCGGCGGCGCTGCGCACCCGCGCCGAGCGGGACGGCGACGATTACGTGCTGACCGGCGAGAAGCAGTTCATCTCGGGCGCCGGCGTCAGCGACCTCTACGTCTGCATGGTCCGCACCGGCGAGGCGGGGCCGAAGGGCATCTCGGCGATCGTGGTCGAGAAGGGGACACCCGGCCTCTCCTTCGGCGCGGAGGAGCGCAAGATGGGCTGGAACGCCCAGCCGACCCGGGCCGTGCGGTTCGACGGCTGCCGGGTCCCGGTGGCCAACCGCCTGGGCGCGGAGGGCCAGGGCTTCCGCATCGCCATGAGCGGCCTCGACGGCGGCCGGCTCAACATCGCGGCTTGCGCGCTGGGCGGCGCCCAGTCGGCCCTCGACAAGAGCCTGGCCTACATGGCCGACCGGCGCGCCTTCGGGGCGAAGCTCACAGACTTCCAGGCGCTCCAGTTCCGGCTGGCCGACATGGCCACGTCGCTGGAAGTCTCGCGCACCTTCCTGCGCCACGCCGCCGCGGCGCTCGACGCCAAGGATCCGGCCGCCACGCAGCTCTGCGCCATGGCCAAGCGCCACGTGACGGATGCCGCCTTCGAGGTCGCGAACCAGGCCCTGCAGCTCCACGGCGGTTACGGCTATCTCGCCGAGTACGGCATCGAGAAGATCGTCCGCGACCTGCGGGTGCACCAGATCCTCGAAGGCACCAACGAGATCATGCGGGTGATCATCGCCCGCGCGCTGACCGGGGGACGCTGA
- a CDS encoding enoyl-CoA hydratase/isomerase family protein yields the protein MSDVIVERVGALGRLRLDRPKALNALTHGMVLEIDAALNQFSADPGIAAVLLTGEGERGLCAGGDLRGLYDNAGTAFAEAFWRDEYRLDSRIAAYEKPFVAVMDGITMGGGVGLAGHAAHRIVTERSRVAMPETGIGYLPDVGGTWLLPRAPGQVGTYLGLTGEPVGAADAIYCGLADLLVPVQALPDLIDALSALQPEAGDAGVRDVLGRLARDPGEPPLAQHRALIDRCFAFDMVDEILSALAADGSYFAAAARKTLLAKSPSSLVLTLCLLRLGRRSPNLEACLEREFHASLALLEEGDFREGIRAAVIDKDKSPRWNPPRLDAVDPACIARWLETRADPVFPGSRTGPV from the coding sequence ATGAGCGATGTGATCGTCGAGCGCGTCGGCGCGCTGGGGCGCCTGCGCCTCGACCGGCCGAAGGCCCTGAACGCCCTGACCCACGGCATGGTCCTGGAGATCGACGCCGCCTTGAACCAGTTCTCCGCCGATCCCGGCATCGCCGCGGTGCTGCTCACCGGCGAGGGCGAGCGCGGTCTGTGTGCCGGCGGCGACCTGCGCGGCCTCTACGATAACGCCGGCACCGCCTTCGCCGAAGCCTTCTGGCGGGACGAGTACCGGCTGGATTCCCGCATCGCCGCCTATGAAAAACCGTTCGTGGCGGTGATGGACGGCATCACCATGGGCGGCGGCGTCGGCCTCGCGGGGCATGCCGCCCACCGGATCGTCACCGAGCGCTCGCGCGTGGCCATGCCGGAGACCGGCATCGGCTACCTGCCGGATGTCGGCGGCACTTGGCTGCTGCCCCGGGCGCCCGGACAGGTCGGCACCTATCTCGGCCTGACCGGAGAGCCGGTCGGCGCCGCCGATGCGATTTACTGCGGGCTCGCCGACCTGCTGGTGCCCGTGCAGGCGCTGCCCGACCTGATCGACGCGCTGTCGGCTCTGCAGCCCGAGGCCGGCGACGCGGGCGTGCGCGACGTGCTCGGCCGGTTGGCGCGCGACCCCGGCGAACCGCCCCTGGCGCAGCATCGCGCACTCATCGACCGGTGCTTCGCCTTCGACATGGTCGACGAGATCCTGTCTGCCCTGGCGGCGGACGGCTCGTATTTCGCGGCGGCGGCCCGGAAGACCCTGCTGGCCAAGTCCCCGTCGAGCCTGGTCCTGACTCTCTGCCTGCTGCGCCTCGGCCGGCGCTCGCCCAACCTCGAAGCCTGTCTGGAGCGCGAGTTCCACGCCTCGCTGGCGCTGCTGGAGGAGGGCGATTTCCGCGAGGGCATCCGCGCGGCGGTGATCGACAAGGACAAGTCTCCACGCTGGAACCCGCCGCGCCTCGACGCGGTCGATCCGGCCTGCATCGCCCGCTGGCTGGAGACGCGGGCGGACCCGGTTTTTCCGGGCTCGCGCACGGGGCCGGTGTGA
- the mmsB gene encoding 3-hydroxyisobutyrate dehydrogenase — translation MAQTIGFIGLGNMGGPMAANLVKAGHTVRGFDLAPASLEAARAAGIAVAGSALEAAEGAEVVVTMLPAGRHVVEVWTQLADALPAGTLLIDSSTVDVESSRKAHGLAEARGCLSVDAPVSGGTGGAKAGTLTFMAGGSEDAFGRAEPLLKAMGKNVFHCGAAGAGQAAKICNNMILGISMIGVSEAFALGEKLGLSHQALYDVASVSSGQCWSLTTYCPVPGPVPTSPANSGYKPGFAAALMLKDLRLAQAAALASGAATPLGAEAAQIYGLFEGLGHGGEDFSAIIRMLRGSGSES, via the coding sequence ATGGCACAGACCATCGGGTTCATCGGTCTCGGAAACATGGGCGGCCCCATGGCGGCCAATCTCGTGAAGGCGGGGCACACGGTGCGCGGGTTCGACCTCGCGCCGGCCTCCCTGGAGGCGGCCCGTGCCGCGGGGATCGCGGTGGCGGGCTCGGCCCTGGAGGCCGCCGAGGGCGCGGAGGTGGTGGTCACCATGCTGCCCGCCGGGCGTCACGTGGTCGAGGTCTGGACCCAGCTCGCCGACGCCCTGCCGGCCGGCACCCTGCTGATCGATTCCTCGACCGTGGACGTCGAGAGTTCGCGCAAGGCCCACGGCCTCGCCGAGGCGCGCGGCTGCCTCTCCGTGGATGCGCCGGTCTCCGGCGGCACCGGGGGCGCCAAGGCCGGGACGCTGACCTTCATGGCCGGCGGCAGCGAGGACGCCTTCGGACGTGCCGAGCCGCTGCTCAAGGCCATGGGCAAGAACGTGTTCCATTGCGGCGCGGCCGGCGCCGGGCAGGCGGCCAAGATCTGCAACAACATGATCCTCGGGATCTCGATGATCGGCGTCAGCGAGGCTTTCGCGCTGGGCGAGAAGCTCGGGCTGTCGCATCAGGCGCTCTACGACGTCGCCTCGGTCTCCTCCGGCCAGTGCTGGTCGCTGACCACCTATTGCCCGGTCCCGGGCCCGGTGCCGACCTCGCCGGCGAATTCCGGCTACAAGCCGGGCTTCGCCGCCGCGCTGATGCTCAAGGATCTCCGGCTGGCGCAGGCCGCCGCCCTCGCATCGGGGGCCGCGACGCCGCTGGGCGCCGAGGCCGCACAGATCTACGGTCTGTTCGAGGGCCTCGGCCACGGGGGAGAGGACTTTTCCGCGATCATCCGTATGCTTCGCGGATCGGGGAGTGAGTCGTGA